One Danaus plexippus chromosome 29 unlocalized genomic scaffold, MEX_DaPlex mxdp_37, whole genome shotgun sequence DNA segment encodes these proteins:
- the LOC133320550 gene encoding oocyte zinc finger protein XlCOF26-like gives MVCVYCCEAYDDPKIYRQHMDQEHASFNVNTAFAHSGHNCTEFLKVDCTELLCRICQQPFNTIDAVAEHLSKIHEKNVDLKNDVGMQMFKLGAERWVCAICNIKLPSLRELSRHTSCHYHRYTCETCGKSYINKENLQRHIQFVHSKYKICIKCKKTFPTCEERREHVLSSERCWPQSCSVCGKRFVSRNLKLDHLAKEHGQKPKSYTCPECGIVFDKWHPYRAHFILAHTNDNYSCSHCGLKFDRKKSLEEHKVMHTKEKSFHCGDCGKSFARKKNLIQHSWIHSEYKRFECTSCNKSFNQRVSWKTHMKSYHPELVDF, from the coding sequence ATGGTTTGCGTCTACTGCTGTGAAGCATATGACGATCCAAAGATATACCGACAGCATATGGACCAGGAGCACGCTTCATTCAACGTGAACACAGCGTTCGCGCACTCTGGACACAACTGTACAGAGTTTCTCAAAGTAGATTGCACGGAATTATTATGTAGGATATGTCAGCAACCCTTCAACACGATCGATGCTGTAGCTGAACATTTATCTAAGATACATGAAAAGAACGTGGATTTGAAAAACGATGTCGGAATGCAGATGTTTAAACTGGGTGCGGAAAGATGGGTCTGTGcgatttgtaatataaaactgcCCAGCCTTCGGGAGCTGAGTCGCCACACGAGCTGTCATTATCACAGATATACTTGCGAGACTTGCGGTAAatcgtatataaataaagaaaacctTCAACGTCACATACAGTTCGTGCatagcaaatataaaatttgcattAAATGTAAGAAGACGTTCCCGACTTGTGAGGAACGGAGGGAGCATGTATTATCCTCAGAGCGGTGTTGGCCACAGAGTTGTAGCGTATGTGGCAAGAGATTTGTGTCTAGAAATTTAAAGCTTGACCATTTGGCCAAAGAACACGGCCAAAAGCCCAAGTCCTATACATGTCCGGAATGTGGAATAGTCTTCGACAAATGGCATCCGTATCGCGCGCATTTCATATTGGCTCACACGAATGATAACTACAGCTGTTCACATTGCGGTCTTAAGTTTGATAGAAAGAAATCCCTGGAGGAGCATAAAGTAATGCACACAAAAGAGAAATCTTTTCATTGCGGCGATTGCGGGAAGTCATTCGCGCGTAAAAAGAATTTGATCCAGCATAGTTGGATACATAGCGAATACAAAAGATTTGAATGCACCTCGtgtaataaaagtttcaatCAGCGCGTTAGTTGGAAGACCCATATGAAGTCCTATCATCCGGAATTAGTAGATTTttga
- the LOC133320549 gene encoding oocyte zinc finger protein XlCOF26-like, with amino-acid sequence MAKRNAQLVLQYSTAYPFRTRGNLMLCVYCCEEYADPKDYRDHMDRTHESFTISTAFAHVGRSKEYLKVDLSDLKCRLCLTPCNNLEEIALHIRNHHGINNIDISFDIGMHPYKIDIDRWSCFLCNKKMASLTKLCRHTTCHYQKYTCDVCGRSYLTYEALKYHIRCSHSGNYVCRKCWTDFPTLEKKREHVKNSKACWGFICLSCGERFKSWESKQRHLVDVHGAPKKVFTCPDCEETFDSRKHFYNHFKLNHSDETFVCSCCGLKFTTKSQLEEHRSCHTGEKPYRCDICMKTFSRTKGLKQHMWIHSEIKRFVCTICNKQFSQKVSLKGHLITHHPEVTAI; translated from the coding sequence ATGGCAAAACGGAACGCTCAACTTGTGTTGCAATACTCAACGGCTTATCCGTTCAGAACGCGGGGCAACTTGATGCTTTGTGTCTATTGTTGCGAAGAATACGCTGATCCAAAAGACTATCGCGATCACATGGATAGGACGCACGAATCTTTTACAATAAGCACCGCCTTTGCTCATGTCGGGAGAAGCAAGGAATATCTTAAAGTGGACCTGAGCGATTTAAAATGTCGATTATGTTTAACTCCGTGTAATAATTTAGAAGAAATAGCTCTTCATATTCGTAATCATCATGGGATCAATAACATTGACATCAGTTTTGATATCGGGATGCACCCCTATAAAATAGACATTGATAGGTGGTCGTGTTTTCTATGCAACAAAAAAATGGCATCCCTCACAAAATTATGCAGACACACTACTTGTCACTACCAAAAATATACCTGCGATGTCTGCGGTAGAAGTTATTTGACCTACGAGGCTTTGAAATACCACATACGTTGCAGTCATTCCGGTAACTATGTATGTAGAAAATGTTGGACAGATTTTCCCACGCTTGAAAAGAAAAGGGAGCATGTAAAAAATTCTAAGGCATGCTGGGGATTTATCTGTCTTAGTTGCGGAGAAAGATTTAAGTCGTGGGAAAGTAAACAGAGACATCTTGTCGATGTCCACGGTGCTCCAAAAAAAGTGTTTACATGTCCGGACTGCGAGGAAACCTTTGACAGTcgcaaacatttttataatcatttcaaattaaaccaCAGCGACGAGACTTTCGTGTGTTCTTGTTGTGGACTTAAATTCACAACTAAATCACAATTGGAAGAGCACAGATCTTGCCACACCGGGGAGAAGCCCTACCGTTGCGACATATGTATGAAAACGTTCTCAAGAACCAAGGGGTTAAAACAGCATATGTGGATTCACagtgaaattaaaagattCGTCTGTACGATTTGCAACAAACAATTCTCACAAAAAGTCAGTCTCAAAGGCCATTTAATAACGCATCATCCGGAAGTCACGGCTATCTAG
- the LOC133320548 gene encoding zinc finger protein 26-like, with product MLLETPMYLRIIFVRRTVKKVIWKRRRRPYNDHRDNAAIIIEFSNVCPFRWKRGAFACSYCPSTFGHFRDVCTHTREHTSRIEAMRYARPYDNIKIEVSNLKCEICAESLSTLEDLKYHLIDVHQKPILKHLGLGVTPFVLQDKEMLCTHCGERFSLFSKLNSHMNEHYPNNICFHCGKSFTAVHRMKAHQLTHETNDQEHKCSKCNEVFETRVLRNYHMNTKHSPVNRYRCPYCNLSFKRYSDRLRHLKELHGQTIEYPCHLCSAVFAMSDQRTKHIKNVHIKHKQFQCDFCPSKFVTAGQLKNHMVKHTGIREFQCTVCKKSYARARTLKEHMRIHNNDRRFQCEYCNNAFIQKCSLKSHIRTHHPNAESNKIAE from the exons ATGCTCTTGGAAACACCGATGTACCTCAGGATCATTTTTGTCCgaa GAACCGTCAAGAAAGTAATATGGAAACGAAGAAGGCGGCCGTATAACGATCATAGAGATAACGCGGCCATTATTATTGAGTTCTCAAACGTGTGTCCTTTCCGTTGGAAACGCGGTGCGTTTGCGTGCTCGTACTGTCCGAGTACCTTCGGTCATTTCAGAGACGTTTGTACCCACACTCGGGAACACACCAGCCGAATAGAGGCAATGAGATACGCTCGGCCTTATGATAACATTAAGATTGAAGTCAGCAATCTTAAATGTGAAATTTGTGCTGAAAGCTTGAGTACATTGGAAGATTTGAAATATCATTTGATTGACGTACATCAGAAgccaattttaaaacatctggGTTTGGGTGTTACGCCGTTTGTGCTTCAAGACAAAGAGATGCTCTGTACGCATTGCGGAGAACGTTTCTCGTTATTTTCCAAATTAAATAGCCACATGAACGAGCACTACCCCAACAATATATGTTTTCATTGCGGCAAATCTTTCACAGCTGTACATAGAATGAAAGCCCACCAGCTCACCCACGAAACGAACGACCAGGAGCACAAATGTTCTAAATGCAATGAAGTCTTTGAAACTAGGGTGTTGAGAAACTATCATATGAACACAAAGCACAGTCCGGTAAACCGATATAGATGCCCTTACTGCAATTTGTCGTTTAAGCGCTACTCTGATAGATTAAGACATTTGAAGGAACTTCACGGCCAAACCATTGAGTATCCCTGCCATTTGTGCTCAGCAGTGTTTGCAATGTCCGATCAGCGAACCAAACACATTAAGAATGtgcatataaaacataaacaattcCAATGTGATTTTTGCCCCAGTAAATTCGTGACTGCCGGGCAATTGAAGAATCACATGGTCAAGCACACGGGAATACGGGAATTTCAATGCACCGTCTGTAAAAAGAGCTACGCGCGTGCTAGGACTCTCAAAGAACATATGCGTATACACAATAATGATAGGAGGTTTCAATGcgaatattgtaataatgcgtttatacaaaaatgcaGCTTAAAAAGTCACATCCGGACACATCACCCCAACGCGGAATCGAACAAAATAGCTGAATAA
- the LOC133320553 gene encoding zinc finger protein 778-like — protein HGEAQRRVYREIFNSVPVQASRGFHGNTLEIRGRRENESEKKKIVLVYQTPQRRNAELILRHSTAYPFKTRFSQILCAYCHDEYNTLSSLRYHMKNEHKTSDFKNVFYRAKDNLIKVDITNLTCNICNENIQDIDTLMGHLSREHNKPVKFNSRFGVLPYKQNASNHWVCVYCQRTYIEFVQFKRHIASHFMNFSCDKCGTTFISDHALRDHRRQVKCFRTAYKPRNGKVMRPRSNAEIILQCSTACPFRTWKSNFNCVFCRVQSNDPSILRSHVATRHENYDVQAAFYKKLGKEFLKIDITDLQCKLCFMPITNFENLTYHLMNDHQQPINSDAQLGVLPFRLNDGSVWKCTMCPNVFKDFVSLNKHTSEHFQNYVCDTCGEGFITESAMIAHTKVPHENKYSCSRCVATFCALEERNIHVKTQHTSTPYMCVYCKDKPRFANWELRKKHLMEVHNYKTGADKYECATCQKSFKTRSGKYNHMARTHRIKKDTELNYSCHSCPKAFTTQLFLDKHVAKKHFDLHLP, from the exons CATGGCGAGGCGCAACGCAGAGTTTATCGTGAGATTTTCAACAGCGTACCCGTTCAGGCTTCCAGAGGATTCCATG gaAACACATTGGAAATTCGTGGACGTAGGGAGAATGAGAGtgagaaaaagaaaatagtacTCGTTTATCAAACTCCTCAGCGTCGTAACgcagaattaattttaaggcaTTCGACCGCTTATCCGTTTAAAACGCGATTTAGTCAGATTTTATGCGCCTATTGTCATGACGAATATAACACATTATCATCTCTCAGATATCATATGAAAAACGAACACAAAACATCCgattttaaaaacgttttctATAGAGCTAaagataacttaataaaagtgGATATAACCAATTTGACATGcaatatttgtaatgaaaacaTACAAGATATTGATACTTTGATGGGTCATTTGTCTAGAGAACACAATAAGCCAGTGAAATTCAACTCTCGATTTGGTGTTCTGCCTTACAAACAAAATGCGTCCAATCATTGGGTTTGCGTTTACTGTCAAAGGACTTATATAGAATTTGTTCAATTCAAACGACACATAGCTTCACATTTCATGAACTTTAGCTGCGATAAGTGCGGAACGACTTTTATATCGGATCATGCTCTACGAGATCACAGGCGACAGGTTAAATGCTTCAGAACAGCGTATAAACCTCGCAATGGTAAAGTGATGAGGCCAAGAAGTAATGCAGAGATCATATTGCAATGTTCAACGGCCTGTCCCTTCAGGACATGGAAAAGTAACTTTAACTGCGTGTTCTGTAGAGTACAATCCAATGATCCCAGTATACTTAGAAGCCACGTAGCGACAAGACATGAAAACTATGACGTACAGGCAGCGTTCTATAAAAAACTAGGCAAGGAATTCCTTAAGATTGATATAACAGATCTGCAGTGTAAGTTATGCTTTATGCCGATaactaattttgaaaatttgacGTATCATTTGATGAATGATCACCAACAGCCTATAAACTCTGACGCCCAATTAGGGGTGTTGCCATTCCGACTTAACGATGGTTCAGTTTGGAAGTGCACAATGTGtccaaatgtttttaaagatttcgTCTCTCTCAATAAGCACACGTCAGAACATTTCCAAAACTACGTTTGCGATACCTGCGGTGAAGGTTTTATTACTGAATCCGCGATGATTGCACACACTAAAGTTCCTcacgaaaataaatatagctgTAGCCGTTGTGTAGCGACTTTTTGCGCGTTAGAGGAAAGGAACATTCATGTTAAAACCCAGCATACATCCACTCCCTATATGTGTGTGTACTGTAAAGATAAACCACGCTTCGCCAATTGGGAACTGCGGAAAAAACACTTGATGGAAGTTCACAATTATAAGACAGGTGCTGATAAATACGAATGTGCAACTTGTCAGAAGTCGTTCAAGACACGTTCTGGAAAATACAATCATATGGCGAGAACTCACAGGATAAAGAAGGATACAGAACTAAACTACTCTTGCCACAGCTGCCCTAAGGCCTTCACCACCCAATTGTTCTTAGACAAGCATGTTgcgaaaaaacattttgatttacatttaCCTTGA
- the LOC133320554 gene encoding zinc finger protein 43-like — MEALRIHIKEKHINADFNSAFYKVVDDLKIDISHFKCNICSQDIENVDTFMNHLSGDHGKPVNFDVPFGVLPYRQNETGAWLCLHCDKIYPEFSQINSHLRTHAKISTCDKCGATFLSEHGLKQHERNFQCYKATYKPRFGKALKHKYNTEIILQCSTACPFRTWGQNFNCVFCRVQSNDPNGLRAHMASRHANFDIQLVFSRKLRKEFLKVDITDLQCKLCFMHIDTLDDLLTHLKNDHKQPVNIDVQPGVLPFKLNDGSCWKCAICKIQFSDFISLKKHTAEHYQNYVCDTCGEGFITEVALRAHTKIPHDNKYTCSRCVATFSTLEERSVHIKTQHTNLPYMCTYCKDKPRFATWELRKRHLYEIHNYKSGAEMYECTTCHMMFKTRSQKYHHNVKVHRTKKEIDFGFSCGHCARGRSRETENITDINILQQSHLDTDNDIKVGEKRKYQKSARSQARFMTKKNASSILECWSGIPFRWKKNRFKCAYCEENFNECSDLREHVRLCATQYNVGSIFSKFKEMTLINMDVSEAACRICSEPFRELDGMREHVIRHGYELDVSHPDGVIPFCLTKESWSCVLCRETFNNFLKLYEHMNTHYQYHICSICGKGYMTGPRLRKHLELHITGTFPCDKCKKVFTKRTGRDNHKAYAHAKGPRYECPQCNMRFEGYYDRMNHLKQAHREKEVKYGCSHCDLSFKTSGKRAIHVKTVHFPRQSNFSCPYCKTLFKTAFGMKRHMVKHNGETCTVCGESFTKSKALKEHLAGHADGLRCKWCGNNFKEAALLSTHTRSAKADLAGTVGVKPVRKLKENVCARQMRRRRRANNELPEESEKRIAKTMMRRNALTILESSTAWAFRDTYKYTI; from the exons ATGGAGGCTCTTAGAATACATATTAAGGAGAAACACATTAACGCTGATTTTAACAGTGCTTTTTATAAGGTGGTCGATGATCTCAAAATTGATATAAGCCATTTCAAATGTAACATATGCTCGCAAGACATTGAGAACGTTGACACATTTATGAATCATTTATCAGGGGATCATGGGAAACCAGTTAATTTTGATGTACCTTTCGGTGTGTTACCGTATAGACAGAATGAGACTGGTGCTTGGCTGTGCCTTCactgtgataaaatatatccgGAATTCTCCCAAATAAACAGCCATTTACGAACCCACGCCAAAATTTCTACTTGCGATAAGTGCGGGGCGACTTTCCTCTCGGAGCACGGTCTAAAACAACACGAGCGTAATTTCCAATGCTATAAAGCAACATATAAACCTCGCTTCGGTAAAGCCTTGAAGCATAAATACAatactgaaattattttacaatgttCAACTGCATGTCCTTTCAGAACGTGGGGACAAAATTTTAACTGTGTCTTTTGCAGAGTGCAATCAAATGATCCCAATGGGCTACGAGCTCATATGGCATCTAGACATGCCAACTTTGACATACAACTAGTATTTAGCAGGAAATTACGAaaggaatttttaaaagtcgATATAACAGATTTGCAATGTAAACTTTGCTTCATGCACATTGACACTTTAGATGATTTATTGACACATCTCAAAAATGATCACAAACAACCGGTGAACATAGACGTCCAACCGGGGGTCTTGCCGTTCAAGTTGAACGACGGCTCTTGTTGGAAATGTGCTATATGCAAAATACAGTTCTCCGATTTCATATcgttaaaaaaacacacagCGGAACACTATCAGAATTACGTTTGCGACACATGTGGGGAGGGTTTCATCACAGAAGTCGCATTGCGGGCGCACACGAAAATACCGCATGACAATAAATACACCTGCAGTAGATGCGTTGCGACGTTCTCCACGTTAGAAGAGAGAAGTGTTCACATAAAAACACAACATACGAACCTACCGTACATGTGTACTTATTGCAAGGACAAACCGCGGTTCGCCACCTGGGAGCTCAGGAAGCGGCACTTATATGAGATACACAATTATAAATCAGGGGCGGAAATGTACGAGTGTACCACCTGTCACATGATGTTCAAGACGCGATCTCAGAAATATCACCACAACGTCAAAGTTCATCGGACAAAAAAGGAAATAGATTTCGGTTTCTCTTGCGGCCACTGCGCTAGAG GAAGAAGCAGAGAAACAGAAAATATCACTGATATAAACATACTCCAACAGTCACATCTCGATACAGATAATGACATTAAGGTTGGAGAGAAACGAAAGTATCAAAAAAGTGCTAGATCCCAAGCGAGATTCATGACAAAGAAGAACGCAAGCTCTATTCTCGAATGCTGGTCTGGAATACCATTcagatggaaaaaaaatagatttaaatgcGCCTATtgtgaagaaaattttaatgagtgTTCGGATCTGAGGGAGCATGTTAGATTATGTGCTACCCAGTACAATGTAGGCAGTATATTcagtaaatttaaagaaatgacTCTCATAAATATGGATGTCAGTGAGGCCGCTTGTCGAATATGTTCTGAGCCGTTCAGAGAACTTGATGGTATGCGAGAGCACGTCATTCGACACGGCTACGAATTAGATGTTTCGCATCCGGACGGTGTTATACCGTTTTGTCTCACGAAAGAATCCTGGTCGTGTGTCTTATGTCGCGAGACATTCAATAACTTTCTGAAACTTTACGAGCATATGAACACGCATTATCAGTACCACATATGTTCTATATGCGGAAAAGGTTACATGACTGGACCGAGGCTAAGGAAACATCTAGAATTACACATAACGGGAACATTTCCTTGCGATAAATGCAAGAAAGTTTTTACAAAACGCACAGGGAGAGACAATCACAAAGCCTACGCCCACGCTAAAGGTCCGCGTTATGAATGCCCACAGTGTAATATGAGATTTGAAGGTTATTATGATCGAATGAATCATTTGAAACAAGCTCACAGAGAAAAGGAAGTGAAGTACGGCTGTTCACACTGTGATCTGTCATTTAAAACGAGCGGCAAGCGAGCCATCCACGTCAAAACGGTTCACTTTCCTCGTCAGAGTAACTTTAGTTGCCCTTATTGCAAAACCCTATTCAAAACAGCCTTCGGTATGAAACGTCACATGGTAAAACATAATGGAGAAACCTGTACTGTTTGTGGTGAAAGCTTTACTAAAAGTAAAGCATTGAAGGAACACTTGGCAGGTCACGCTGATGGACTTCGTTGTAAATGGTgcggaaataattttaaggaaGCAGCACTTCTGTCGACACATACGC gTTCCGCTAAGGCGGACTTGGCAGGTACTGTAGGCGTTAAACCGGTTAGGAAGTTAAAGGAAAATGTCTGCGCGAGACAAATGCGCCGTCGGAGACGCGCTAACAACGAACTCCCCGAAGAATCCGAGAAACGTATCGCGAAAACTATGATGCGCAGAAACGCTTTAACTATACTAGAAAGTTCTACAGCTTGGGCCTTTC gAGACACGTACAAATACACCATCTAA